The Eublepharis macularius isolate TG4126 chromosome 15, MPM_Emac_v1.0, whole genome shotgun sequence genomic interval CCGTATCCAAAGTTTACTTCTCTTAAGAGCAAGGACACAACAGAGGGGCAGCTTACTCAGCTAAATGGTGACCGTGCTAATGGAAACCAACCTGAGGAAGAGCTCTTAGCTTCTGCCTGTGTGCTTCCATGGCTTTGAGATTAGCTAGTATGTGAAAGTCTCTCCTGGTGTGGCTTTCTTCTAATGTGCCTCCTCATTCTCCTTGGCAGGGATATTGTGTCTCTGTTCTGGCTCTAAATATAGACCAGTGCTAGAAAATTCTATGTGGGTGGGGGAAGCTGAGGATTTTGGCACCAGGGAGAAAAGAGAGCATCAAAGCAGATGAAGCGTTCTGGAGAGCTCGAAAGCTTGCACGCTGTGTTGTCTCGCTTTGCTTGGTCCTCATAAAAGGCATTGCATGGCTTCCTGTTCTGAAATTATTGATTAAAGGAAAATGCCATGTGCTGGTTTGGAAATCTCTATAGAGTTTAGTTTTTTTCAGAGCTGTGAACTCTGTCTCCTAGTGTGCAAAAGGAGAGGGAGAAACCCACACCTGAAGTTGGATTCAGTCACCCTACAATCTGTGCGCTTTGACAAATTTGCACACTCCTGGCAGATTTGCTTAGCTTCCTCTGGATGACATGCATGTCCCTTTAAATCCTGCTTCACAGGGCTTCTGAGACCTCACTACCGTTGCACATGCAATTTGGGGGCCCAAAGAGGCTGCAGATCCTGCGAATACTGAAACTATTTTTGTGTAGTGTTGTCTTGGAATACAGAGCACGCTGGCTATAGCTGaaatatatttataccctgcttttctccccattggggacccaaagagctTATAGTTTCTCTCCCCTTCTGCCTTAccttcactacaaccctgtgaggtaggctaggatgaGAGAAATTGAGTGGCCTAAAGccacccagcaaggttccatggcagagtggggatttgaacccaagtcttccAGGTTTTAGTCCGATACTTGAATGGCCTCACCAGGGTTGCTCTGTTATGTTGTTAGAGCAGTTAGAGCAAGCTGGTAACGTTTACATTCTCTTTGTGCCTAGTagaagtggaggaaagccaaCAAGGGGGCATCTTGCTAGACCactgcatgggccaaactttACAGGGCTGTCTTGGGAGAAAAGTAAATAAGCTGAAACACTCCAATTTAAATTTCCTTCCAGGTGAAGATAGATAAAGACAAGTTCTCCGTCCTCTTGGATGTGAAGCACTTCTCACCAGAGGAGATCAGTGTGAAAGTTGTGGGCGACCACATTGAAGTACACGCGAAACATGAGGAACGCCCGGTATGTAACTCCTCTCCTACAGGATTTGCTCGGTGGCTTGTCCTAAAAATGTGGTGTAGACTCTTAAATTGATTACAGGCAAGAAGGACAAGTTATGAGTGTAGTCTTAACTGTAATTTGGAAGCGAGTCCTACTGGATCCTGTAATTGTATAACACCAACCTTGTTTTACTGCTCCATCACCAGGAGGGAGTGGACCACACCTACCCTTCTTTGATTCAGGTAGGAGAGCCCTTATATTACAATCCATCGTACTTCTCTTAAGATAACATTTCTGCTCTCCTCTACAAAGTTTATGCAACAGtcaatttgttagtctttaaagagcCTCAGGggtttggcttggatccagcagtgtGTGAGCGGAAAGGAAAATATACTTAACACAATTCAGCTTGCGCAAGCAATAGCACAACAGCAGCGGCAACAATAGGGTATTGCTGTAGTTCTTAATGAAACAATACTGTGCATCTGGAGCAAGGGAATGTCCAACAGATATAAGTTTATGGGATCTCATTTAATCTGGTTTTGAAATGGTATCAGAAGACCTTGCACATGCAAAAAGTGGTGGGGATACAATCGGCACAAGGAATGATTTGTAACACTTGATTTGCAAGAGTACTGTTCCACACACAGGAATCTTTCTTAGAATCTACCACTTTGTATTGAATAGATTTTTTTCCATGTAAACATTCCCAGGACTGGGTTGTAAGAAGCCCTTAGAATGCTATTCCTGTCCTGCAACCCTCCTGAACAGAAGGGgctgaaccccccctcccccttggaatGATGTACTGGTACTAGTTTCGCCAAGGACTGATCTTGAAATATCCTTCGTGTACCCAGATTCTTATACAAGAAAGGGAAGGTGGTCCTTGGCACGTCAAAACCAAACTCCTAGGTCAGTGTTGAGGCAGGAGTCATGTTCGTGTAACGTGCTGTTGACAACCCACCCTTAGTGGGAAGAGAATCCTTCAAAAATCGGGCCGGTTGAGGGTAATTCTGCATAGTGATCAAGAACCGTGTGGGATGTCCCTTGTGGCTGCACCTGTCTCCCCTCAAGTAAATCTAATCTCTTTATTTGAACAGAGGGGTGTATATCTTTGCATTGCTCTCTTGTGTAGCTCGTCTTAATTCAGAATACTGTGAAGTCACTCGCCTGATCTTTCTTCCAGGATGAGCACGGCTACATCTCCCGGGAGTTCCACCGCCGCTACATGATCCCCAAGGGGGTGGACCCAGCGTCGATCACTTCTGCCCTCTCTCCAGATGGGGTACTCTCCATCACAGCTCCGGTTGCCCAGGCCGCCCTTCCACAAGAGCGCAACATCCCCATCAGCCGCCAGGAGAAACCAGCGGTCACTGGAAAGTAATCGGGCTACCTGCCTCGGCTGGAAGCTTGCTTTCATTCCCCTTTGAAGCCCGTGTTCTGGGCCGACTCTCCCTTGACAGTTGCCAATCAGCCTAAGCCTTTACGGAAGCCATGTTTTGCTCTCTCTATCCTGCTGGAGGCCTGACAGCAGAGACTTGATTGCTCCAGGATTATCTTTAAGGGCACTTTCGTTGTACTCGAGAAGCTGGGATTGGGTCTCTTCTTGGGTCGGCGTAGCCCTCTGCTGCCAGCTTAACATGTATCACTGTTCATGCTGAACTCGTCCATAAATATGGATACTGAGTTGTATTTACTTGTCATTGCAAAACTAATATGGATACTTCATAATAAACTTGAGGTTAATCCCCTTGGTTGTATGTTGTAAGATTTTGTGTGAGAGTGTGTGAGAGTGAGAGCTGGGATGGAGGCCGGGAAGAATACTTAAACTTCAGTCATTATCTGGCGGTCTAAGTACACTGAATGTCACAATGTTTTCTAACCTCCTGTTTCCCTCTGAGTAGCTTTGGTCTTTGTTGAGAATGGAAGGAATCTACACAGCTGGAAAACCTCGTATGCTTGAGATGCTCATGGGAAACAAGGCAGAAAATGACTTCTAAGGGAGGTGTAGAACGGGGAGCCAGGATTCATGGGAGACTCTTGCTTTGCTTATCTACACACTCTAGACCTcagtaatacaaaaaaaaatgatgggcTTTGCGGGAGAGAAGTAATTGCATGTTTCAGCAGAGAAAGAAAGTTTCTTAGGACTTGAGGCCCATTGATAACATTACTGCATTTGCAGTTAAGAGGCGGCAAAACTAGTCAGACTGACTTTAAAGGCCAGGAGCCTTATTAGTACAGAGGCTCTGGACTGACTTTCCCATGTGGCTAACCCTAAAGGGAAACATAGGGAAGCGTTGGGCCTAACTAGTGTCTGAATATCATTGAACTATGCGCACGGGCAGGTAAACAGTAACTAAAGCCATCCTCTCCTGAAAACAACTTCAGATGTTGCTAATAGGGACTTCCCCCTCGTCCCGTGCAACTCTTGGGTCTGGAACAGAGGCGGTACCCTAAATAACAGCTAAGCTAGAGTGAGATCTAGTTTAGCTCTTATTTGGTGCACTGCTTTTCATACGTGGTTCTCCCCTTCACTTCATAGTCTcagccaccctgtgaggtaaattaagctgagagagaacaGGCTCAAAAGTTTCAGGGCAAGTGGGGCTTTGGAGACCGGTTGCCCTAATCCaatactctaactgctacactacaCTACCCTGAGAATGTCTACTTTCTTTCTACATTAACTCTTTGGAAATTGGTCAGGTTCTTACTGGATATTTGGCACAAGGACCATTGTGGGTCAGACTTTTCTTGTTAGACATGCAAGTTGCATAGGTTATCTAATAGGGATGCAACAGCTTACATACAGAGTAGAATTTGTATCTTATTTGTCCCAGGGCAGGGTCCTTTTAGTAGAGAGTTCTGGGGCTTGCTTGGCGAAGCCTTTGCCTGGTATAAACTTAAGCACAGAGCTGGGGAGGTTCTTTAATGGGAGAATTTACTGCACTGTCTTATGACAGATTCTGACATTGGATGCCTTCCACCTACAGTCTATTTGAAACAATACTGAACACAAAAATGTGGTACAAAGAACACCATTTGAGAGTGGCCAAGACTGAATGTTCCATGGAGCTGAACAAAAAAATAACCTTCAGCAGCAAGCAACTCCTAAGAAGGCATTAAAAGAGAAACATCCTCCAAATTGTCGGTGCTTGCCTGTGCTAAACGTAATAAGCTTGAGTGCAGAAGGGAAGTCAAGCTGCCTGGCCGCCTGCCCAAGCAGAAACTGGAGGCTGCCTGGATTTGTCCTTTCTTTGAGACATCCCCCCACCCACCATGACTTAAAAGAAGCAACCACAAGGTACAAATCCCAAGGCTTATTACTTCTTGTAAAATACCATAGCCTGCCTTTTGGGGGGAAAGGCCCCTTGTAAAGAGCTACCACTAATCAATCCCAGAATTTATACACTAATCTGTTTGCCAAAGACAAGCTGGGACAAAAGGTTTTTCAGTCCTTGGGgagacaggtagggttgccaatagtCTGGAGGAAAAAATGCCCTTTTAATAGAGGGCTTAATGAGTGGAAATAGGAAACTGAAATTTTTCCATGACGCTGAACTAAACAACGTCTGGTAAGTACTaccctctgttgaaggggcaggGCACTTTGTTTTCCTCTCTAGGTTCCTGGCAGCTCTTCTCAGAAGTAAAGTAGAAAGTGACAAGGGAGAtttgcctgcttttctccccagtggacccccaaggcagcttacaacatggTTCTCCCCCtgtattttatcttcataacaaccctgtgaggtaggttaggctgaagagTGGGTAACTGGGCTaaggccacccagtgaacttctgtggcagagcggggatttgaacctggttctcccagatgctCCTTCACCATGCTTTGTGTTGGAGGCCTGCGTAGCAGAATCTCAGCTCCTACACCTGGCCCTTGGGCAGCCAATCGCAAGATTTTTATAGGGCTTGTTGGCGTCATCATTTATGCCTGTAAGTAACTGCAGTACAGGCAGCTGTCAGAATGAACTGTGGACTGTTTGTAGAGGCTTGTCTTGAGCGGAGTGGCTTCCCAAATCTGAAATCCCGGCTGCTTTAACCACAATTGTTTCGCTACGCCTTTTCACAAGGGAGAGAATACTGCTAGAAGTTCAGAGGATGTGCACTCGGCTCAGTTCTGAGGCCAACCCAATAGGATGGGCACAGCGTTTGGTTTGAGATACACAGAAACCGAAGTTGTAATGCCACTTTAGACATACATGATTTgactccagtagtaccttaaagaccaaaaagatttccagcttttaagagtcaaatcTTCCTTTGTTAGATACCAGCAGAAATGGAGATCTTTGAACCTACTTGCATGTGACAgagagagctttgactcccaaaagcgcatagcctggaaatcttgttggtctttaaggtgctactggacttgaatgtgggtcttctaccgcagaccaacatggctacctaccagaAACCGGTTTAGAATGAAAGTTGCTCACAAGGTACGGAAAAGGCCTGCACGGTCAGCTGAACTTGTGTCGCAGGGAGAAATGGGAGCCTCCAGTTAGCTGCCTTAAAGGAGATACTGATAAGGAACAAGTTGATCACTTTTGTTTTGCCAGATTTGAACATCATAAAAGATGGAGAAGCTATAGTTCAAAGTGGCTctggggagaagggtggggggTGTTGCGCAAGGAGCCGGTGTGGAGTGGTTACAGGGTTGCACTCAggaaatccaggttcaagtcTCCCCCAGATGTTCACCTCACTGGATAACTCTTGCTCAGTccaacctacttcatagggctgttgtgaggaggtAAAAAAAcagagctccttgaagaaagggcaagattttaaaaagtgacagaTGGATAATGTACGCAGCGGGCAGGATCTGTGCGCTCACAACTTGAAATCACACTTGTGTCTCTGTGGCGCACTTCAGGAAGACAACCCTGTGCCTGAGAAATCTTTTCAATCTGGATGGATGCCAGGACAGATGGACACCATAGTCCCTGCTCCAAATACTGCATTTATTGCTACACAACATGCGAAGGCAATCCCCAGTGACTCACAAGTTAAGGGACTCCAGCAGAATGTGGGGCACAAAGGAAGAGGGGAAGGCATCCAGGAGTACAACGAGATGCATCCTTTTTCACTGCCGCTCGTACATCTCCTTCAAGATCTTCATGCTCTCTGCATAGCGAAGCTGGTTCTTGTGCGAGGCCTCTTTCCACCTGTGAATGGGAGAAGCCGCAAGTCAGCTACATTCTCCCCCCCCAACTTTTGCACCTGGCTGTCCCCTCTTGGttggcacccccccacacacactttcactCTGCCTCTCCCACCCTACAAACATCACTGcttctctctgcttcctgttaCCCAGCAGCCCTTACCTCTGTCTAATCTTCTTCCACCGCTCCATGTTCTTGTAGATGAGGGAGGACATGGACGGCACGGGATCGGGTGCCTAGGGTGTACAGAAAGCATCGGAACTTCCCTTAGTCCACAGCCCAAGAATGCACAACGAACAGaaccagtgtgtgtgtgactggtcccagGTCACCTAAAGAGCTTACACGGCAGAGTTGGGATTCGAActcaagtctcccagatcctagtccaatacctTAGCCACGGCATTGGCTTGATCAGCACCCAAGCCCCCATGCAAATTCAAGGATGGCGGAGAATGGGAAACAAAGCACCCCGATAAAACTGCTTGCAGATTTCCACCTAAGAAATGCCCCCATTCTTCCCCAAACAACCAAAACACTATTGCCTTCTTCACTGTATGCAAATCTATTCAGGTCAAGGGTTGGTCCCCAAGATGTATTTGTACCCCACCTCCATCCTCCACTCCTTTCTTTCACAAAGGACATCAGTGGTGTCTCTCCTGGGTGTTTTGTGGCTTTGCGTTTAtactgctggggattgaacctaggaccttctgcatccaTAGCGCATGCTTTCCCACTGAAGCAGGGCTTCTCCCCACCTCAAAAGGCCTTCTCACCATGTCAACAGCTCCTTTTGATTCTTCCTCTGGTTCCAGCGGGGAAGGGATACGCAGGTTCACAGGATCCCCAGAGGTGTTTGTCTGGCAGGGCGTCGGAGGTGGCAGCTTGTACACGTCCTGACCCTTCCCGTTCAGTCCCTCGACCCCCTAGGAGAGAAGAAACACAAGATTCAGGATCTGTTCTGCCAGAAACTCAAATaagttgcaaagaaaatctgGCGGCTGGTGTCCTCCGGCGCAGTCAACCTTTCTGGACCAGAGACCTGCCTTTAAACCTACAGGTGGCAGCCTAGAGAGAAAAGCATGTGAGAGGAAGTCACAAAAAAATCAGAGTCAAATGACAGGAGGAAGGGGAATCAGAATTGTGATTTTACCAGTATCAAGCCCCCGGACAGAATTCCAACTCCCAGTTTAAGGGCAACTCTCTAACCATTACGCCACACCGGCTCTTCAAAATGGTGGAtcgtttgagggggggggggaataatattTACACATAAAAATAATCACTATGTGAACAGTACAGAATTAGGAGAGCTTAATTCCCATCATAAAAGGGTCCCACGTGTCCCTCTTCAGTTTGGGTACCTCCTCATCCTCTGGTAGGGTGGGCAGCGTAGGGCTCGGAGATCGCTCTTGCTCCCGCACCAGGGGACTGTTGCGCATCCAGGCCCGGCAGATGGGGTACAGCGGCGTGCTCTCGGAGAACTGCGCGAGGTCGACACTCCGGTCAAACAGCT includes:
- the HSPB6 gene encoding heat shock protein beta-6, producing MDIAIHHPWMRRPFGFPALFPSRLFDQRFGEGLLESDLLSGTLSPYYMRTPGMPMPGMPMPNFPDTGLSEVKIDKDKFSVLLDVKHFSPEEISVKVVGDHIEVHAKHEERPDEHGYISREFHRRYMIPKGVDPASITSALSPDGVLSITAPVAQAALPQERNIPISRQEKPAVTGK
- the LIN37 gene encoding protein lin-37 homolog, producing the protein MLHAKVKTEKPDLETANARNRLDAVLQCLLEKSDVDREQMEEDSGKTPSDALSKDSSPTAPGKRPSARFSHHRRKKRKETDDGLAESGQQKQNTYVIKLFDRSVDLAQFSESTPLYPICRAWMRNSPLVREQERSPSPTLPTLPEDEEGVEGLNGKGQDVYKLPPPTPCQTNTSGDPVNLRIPSPLEPEEESKGAVDMAPDPVPSMSSLIYKNMERWKKIRQRWKEASHKNQLRYAESMKILKEMYERQ